DNA from Hippoglossus hippoglossus isolate fHipHip1 chromosome 1, fHipHip1.pri, whole genome shotgun sequence:
TTGAACCAAATCAGAGACGGTGCTGAAACAACTTCATCTCAttcgttttttttaagtgtgagCTTTTTTAAACGGTGACTTTATCGTCTCTTATACTTTAGTATATCCTCTGTTGGCTCATAATATGCAGAGAGGCTCTGCTGAAATGACACAGACTTAATCTGTCTCACATTGAGTGAGTGAGAATTCTCGGGATGTCAGAGAATCAGCGGAGATGCTTGAGTTGGCAGAACGAACACAGACACTGAGGATGATGACATGCTGGATTCTACTGACGTGTCAGCTCCTAATCAACATCAGCAGTTTCCTCAATGGATCCGATTCAAGCGTGATTTTGAACCCATCCTGCAGCACgagccttgtgtgtgtgaagcttctCCTGATCTGAACGGTTGATAAAGGACTGTGatggttttatttaaagttgGTGGCTGTTAGTGGGTTTGtgttatttcctgtgtgttAAGAAATGAACTCATGACAGAGGACGTATCTGTCAGGGGAGTATTCCCATCATGTTTCTTCAGTTCATtttgaatcagtggaggatcagtTATATGtccaatacaaacaataaaacctcTGGCCTCTGGCCCTGCCCCTGATTTGAACGCATTATGTTAAAAATCCTGAAATGTGAATGGTTTAAAAAAGTGtccaaacattgttttttattaacacGGCCAGTTACTGACATCAGATCTTTCCGCAAGACTTCGGCCCAAGTCTAAGTCATGTCTCAAGTCCACCAAGACGACTCGGCCTAGACAAGTGTCAAGGATTTGAAGTGTGAAGTCTCAAATTAAGTCTTGAGTCGGTGAAGACGGATCTCAAATCAAGACAAGTCTGAAGTGCTTTTGAGGTGAAGTCTGGAGTCAGTCAAGAGAGGATCCAAGTCAGTCAAAACAAGTCTCCAGACCTTTGGGGGAAAGGCCTGAATCAAGTCAGAGGCAACAGTTGTGTCAAGTTCCATTTGTCGGAGCAGTCCCACCACTTCAGCTGGACAGACTAATGTATAGGAGAATGTGTAGTCAGTGGAGAGTGCAGCTGGGTTAGCAATGTTTTCAAGAAGTATATGAAAGCACACACATCCAAACTTGATGAGCAGTAGGTGCTGGACAGAAGCGACGAAAAGGGTCAGGTTCTGTCCCAGGTAATGTTTTGGTCACTGGCCCTTCTTCTTTTGTGCCCGTTTCAAGGCAAACACCCAAACATATCTAAGCTGTCTTCTCTGTGCAAGGCCCTTCTTCTATATTCTGCATGAACTGCTGTGTGAGACCTGCTGTGTTTACCagactttaaaggttcagtgtgtaagatttaggtgaaagggatctattggcagaaattgaatataaaattatcttactgatgtttttactagtgtgtttcatctaaattgtacgaattgttgttttctttaatctaGAATAGGTCCTTTTATATTCaagtactttatatttacattggtacagaggctgccatgttttttttacagtagcccaacctggacaaactaaacacctttttgagtttttatgacaactgaattctaccacaggttctatttcatgtttggaaggggagggtgaggtgaggggtgttcagctgcaacatgcaacttcacctctagatgtcactaaattctacacactgaacctttaaactttaaaccCTTATTTCAAGTGTCAACTCAAACCttaagtttgaaaaaaaaccttgaaaacaaaagaaatcaacTAGTAAAAGTAGGTCAAGGCCAAACATGAAGTAGGATGTGGAACATGGATTTAGTGTATAATCATAGGTTTCGTGCAGTCACATGGTTTATCATTGTTTTGCTCTTAAAtcattgatttgtgttttttgaggAAACTGTGACAAAGACTCACAGAGATCATCACGTCAACTTGTTTATTCCTTATCTTTGTTCCTCTCAGTGATGACTCAGCGTATGTCTCTGTGCATGTAACTGTCTGTACTGATTATTTCAACACaccatttattttctgtgcctcgtcatttatttcctctttctcaCGTCTTCTTCTCTATACCACCTCAGTGCCAGTCAGTGCGTTCCAAAGGGGAAAGTGGTCTGAGATGTTTGGACACCACTGAGTACTGCGTTGTAGTAGTTGTCAACCATTTCCAAAAAGTAGTCGACTAGTCAATTAATCAGGAGACATATAATTCCGACCCATGTCAATGTGCGAGAGAGCCTGAACATTTAGTGGTGTGATGTTTAGTGAATTCTCAGATTGACGTCTGCCTTCCTTCTTCACTTTGTTGGCGCTTTTCCTCACTATCTCTGCTGGCATTGGCCATAAGCGGGTGTAGCTTTACATAGTTTTGCAAAGCACTGGTATAGCTGTTGTACTTTGGGACAGCCTGACATACGTTGCAGCTGACTGTTTTATCTGTGCTTAAGTATTTccatacttttgattttaatCGAGCATTTGAATCTGGTCGTATGGCAACGTTTCTTCCCGGCTCTTGCGCTTGCTTTAGCGCCCACACTGCAGTGTTAAATTTGGACATAACAACTATGACTTGACAACTGTGTGTCAATAACAAGAGCGCCCCCTTCTGCATATCTGCTGTAGATACCTTTGCTTTATCATTGCACTGTACCCGCAGATGAACGACTAGCCTACGATGCACAGTGTCTACTTGTGCTTTTGATAGTCGACAAGTCGACTTGTATGTAAAACCCCAACCACTGAGtatgttaatgtttattttgtttctcttgCCCTCAGCTCCAGCTGTGGGACACAGCGGGACAGGAGCGCTTTCGTAAGTCCATGGTGCAGCATTACTATCGGAATGTCCACGCCGTGCTCTTCATTTATGATGTCACCTACCCCGCCAGTTTCAGTGGCCTGGTTTCCTGGATAGAAGAGTGTAGGCAGAACTCAGTGGGCCAGAAAATCCCCAGGTAACTGTCGGCTTCCTGTGTGTAGTCATtgatcaaatcaatcaaatgtttgttCTGTGAATCATCATTTGTCCCTTTCCGCTGACTGCTCTCCTCGCAGGTTCCTGGTGGGTAACAAAAGTGACCTCCGTGACCCCAGAACGACTGAGGGCCAGGTGAACCAGGAGCAGGCGATGAGCTTCGCCAAGGCCCATGGCATGATGTTCTTTGAGACGTCGGCCAAGAACCCGCCACTCAAGCGTGTGAACGGACAGCGAGGCGACGGAGAGGTTTCATATCAGCAGGATAAGGTGGAGGACATCGTCATCGCTGTCGGCGCCAAGCTGAAGCGACAGAAAAAACCTTTGGCAGCGAACACTGTGACGTACAATGGGTCCTTTAAAGTGAGCAAGAAAAGAGACGATAAAGAGCAGTGGACCTGCTgctgagacacagagggaggagagactgTTGGACTTATTAGCTCTTTATATGAGCGTGTGAGAGAATATATGTAAAAATTTAATTTCTCACCAAACACAACTTTAACATATAAAATATAGTGGCTTTTAGTACCATGCAGAACTTtactatttataaaaaaaaaagtgaaatgtccTACTTGGAtatgttgtgtatatttgtgattttattgtttACAATAGttgcaaaataaagaaatgtgaatGTAGCTGTTATTCAGCTGAGGCTCTGATCCAAATGACTTCTCAGTGCAGTGACAGCAGCATGTGTGGTGTCACTGGGGACTAACTCTAATGGCCCAGTCACACACATGCtaatattaaagtaaaacattttaatcacaaGGTgaaactcataatgtgactcagtagtgtgcaTAGCCTtcgtcatccaggaactgcctacacactctggtcacatgaggccgggcattgtcctgcaccaggaggaatccagggcccactgcaccagcgtaaggtctgacaaccgctctgaggatttcatcccggtacctaacagcagtcaaggTACTGTTGGCTATGTCATGGAGATGTGTGCGACCCTCCGaggatacccccccccccctccccccccccccccccccagaccaTCACTCACCCACCGCCAAACCCGTAACGTTCACCACGatgtctccagactctttcacgtCTAgcacatgtgctcagtgtgaacctgctctcatctgtgaagagaattGGGCACCCGTCTCGGACCTGCgaattctggtgttctctggcgATTGCAATTGAGCTGCACAGTGCCGGGCTGTGCAGAGGTCCCACTCGAGGAAGCCGGACCCTCATGCCCCCCAcatgacagtttggtcagacacatgcacaccagtaaCCAAGGAGCAGAtactggtcctgctgctgggtttaTGCCCTTCTTCGTGTAAcggccagttttttttttttgcagtatatattatgattttgtgctatacaaatgaaactgaaatgatgATGCCACTTTAACGTTACATTGGAATTTTTGTTTCTGAAAGCGTTGGCTTCATAATATGGAATAtgctgaaaaccaaacacatgagATGAAGACCATCATCCAATGTGGTTTAATCCAGATTTATCATCTCTACCATCCATCACATAAagggcactggccccagctgaaatcttaTTGGCCCCTGGACTGCCCCTGTCCAGTCAGtagtcttttctctttttaaaaaaactagTCACTTCctaacaatatttattttcctttttttttttaagtacactAAATGATTGATCAAGAACCAAATTTCATtcatgtgtggctttgctcaaatcTATAGAGCCAACCGTAAACAAAGAGGGACTTAAATTGTCACCTTACTGAATTAGTAAGTCTGAATATTAAGAGCCCTGAAAAttcaaaacactgcagctttaaagtcaCAGTTTATCTACGGCATTtactgtgtctgtgatgtgatgtgacctTTCCAAGGAGAACTGAATATACAGCACGATTTATGGAAAATGACACTGAAATGCACAACTCAAACCCATGATACTTCTCCTCTGCTGTAGCTATTGTGACCCACTAGATAAGAAGTGCAGTATTCTCCATATGTGACTTCCCTGATTCACTATacattgtgttgctgtgtatAAAGCAGTGGTTGAACGTTTCACCACCATCTAATCCAGCCTGTTGAGTGTTTCCACACAGCTCCGTGTCTAACTAGACATGGCCTCACAGCAGTCATGCACCGGTCTTGTGCATGAGCAGTGTGGGCGATGGAAATGTGTGTTGTAATTCTTAGTGTAATCGATGATTCAGAGGTCGTCTCGTGATGAGGGCAAACCTCTTGATCCTACAGCACACAGGCGGTTGTGTATATGTGCAGCTGAGTGAGCGTGAGTGTGCACATGTCAGTGTCACATTGGTGCAACATTCACCAGCCCGGTGGCAGATTCTTTTCTCTGCCCGCAGGAAAGCCTGgaagtggaagaggaagaggagagaacatgtcagtgtttattTCCTCAATCTGCCTCAATCAAAAAAATCATTCCAACTGACcaaacaaaggaaagaaagtGGCTCCAGAGTGTCTGAAGTGTTTGCTGGGACATCTGACAATATTTTCACTCTGCAACAGAAGTGATTTCCAGCTCTTTACAGGGGCATTCCATAGATTTTACACATCAAGAACAATTTGCTGCAGAGTCTGTGAAACCAGTTGTGTGGTTATTGTTGTTCGGGAGCTTCATGTCAGAGAGGATGACGGTGGCATCGGTGTTATTTGAGCTACAAGGTGATAAACTTTGAACAGAAAGAGTTACAAACTGGGGCCGTGCAGATTAAAAGacacaggcaggcagggaggaacaaatgaaaagacacattgTAGTTGCATTGTGGAAATGTAGGATCCAACCCTTTCTCATCTCCACCATGACCAGGGTCTAAAAGTCAGAATGAGTCGACATCAGCTGCTCAGACTTTAACCAGCAGGTACTTTAACATTATGTCAGTGCAATACAAGCTCTCGCAGTAA
Protein-coding regions in this window:
- the LOC117763165 gene encoding ras-related protein Rab-33B-like, which produces MESSLEFSNSLGSVSSLSRCRTFKVLVIGDSGVGKTCLTHRLCAGQFPSRVEATIGVDFRERLLDVDGEILKLQLWDTAGQERFRKSMVQHYYRNVHAVLFIYDVTYPASFSGLVSWIEECRQNSVGQKIPRFLVGNKSDLRDPRTTEGQVNQEQAMSFAKAHGMMFFETSAKNPPLKRVNGQRGDGEVSYQQDKVEDIVIAVGAKLKRQKKPLAANTVTYNGSFKVSKKRDDKEQWTCC